In a single window of the Campylobacter hyointestinalis subsp. lawsonii genome:
- the flhF gene encoding flagellar biosynthesis protein FlhF, producing MATVLKTFTGESAIAALKKAKEECGESAILVTTKQIQPKTLNKKPIYEILVSVEDTQKATPSKESIESIKQQISAYTKLPESPKSDESVLLNISEAAKEISKVANINTNQNTNISTNEEYNKKIEDVAKQVNKLNDKISLIADMIWDDKSENRDDIAIPPEFSTIYKLAKQSGMKNEHLKSILEITVQNMPTSMKTNPTAVKRYFYSLLRNMLPCRNAELDIKKQKIMMFVGPTGVGKTTTLSKLAYKFAHSGDIRYKTGIITLDTYRLGAVEQLFQYAKIMSIPILDAIELDDFKSALKSLSNCDLILIDTMGSSQYDRDKLIRLDNFLKGSGAKIDVNLVLSAGSKIEDLLEIYDNFSFLDIDTLIITKFDETKIFGNVFSLVYETNTPVSYFSTGQNVPDDIVEAKSEFLVKCVLEGFNKGDDDGSSR from the coding sequence ATGGCTACGGTGCTTAAAACCTTTACTGGCGAGAGTGCGATTGCGGCACTCAAAAAAGCAAAAGAAGAGTGCGGCGAGAGTGCTATACTAGTGACTACTAAACAAATTCAGCCAAAAACTCTAAACAAAAAACCAATATATGAGATATTAGTAAGCGTAGAAGATACTCAAAAAGCAACCCCTTCAAAAGAAAGTATAGAGAGTATAAAACAGCAAATTTCTGCTTATACGAAGTTGCCTGAGTCACCAAAAAGCGATGAAAGCGTTCTTTTAAATATCTCAGAAGCAGCAAAAGAGATAAGTAAAGTCGCAAATATAAATACAAATCAAAATACTAACATAAGCACAAATGAAGAATACAACAAAAAAATAGAAGACGTCGCCAAACAAGTAAATAAGCTCAATGATAAAATTTCGCTTATCGCAGATATGATCTGGGACGATAAAAGTGAGAATAGAGATGATATAGCCATTCCCCCGGAGTTTTCTACTATATATAAGCTTGCAAAACAAAGCGGTATGAAAAACGAGCATCTAAAATCTATCTTAGAGATAACCGTGCAAAATATGCCAACTTCTATGAAGACAAATCCTACTGCGGTAAAAAGATATTTCTATTCGCTTTTACGAAATATGCTACCTTGCAGAAATGCAGAATTAGACATAAAAAAACAAAAAATAATGATGTTTGTAGGACCAACAGGAGTTGGAAAAACTACGACTCTTTCAAAACTTGCTTATAAATTCGCTCACTCAGGCGATATCAGATATAAAACAGGAATCATCACTCTTGATACATATAGGCTAGGGGCAGTAGAGCAGTTGTTTCAATATGCTAAGATAATGAGCATACCTATACTTGATGCTATAGAACTAGATGATTTTAAGTCTGCATTAAAGAGTTTGAGTAACTGCGATCTTATACTCATAGACACTATGGGCAGTAGTCAGTATGATAGAGATAAACTCATTAGACTTGATAATTTTTTAAAAGGAAGTGGAGCCAAAATAGATGTAAATTTAGTACTTTCTGCTGGTTCAAAAATAGAAGATTTATTAGAAATTTATGATAATTTTTCATTTTTAGATATAGATACTCTTATCATAACTAAATTTGACGAAACAAAAATATTTGGAAATGTTTTTTCGCTAGTTTATGAGACAAATACGCCAGTTAGCTATTTTTCAACAGGACAAAATGTGCCTGATGATATAGTAGAGGCAAAAAGCGAATTTTTGGTTAAGTGTGTTTTAGAAGGTTTTAACAAAGGAGATGATGATGGATCAAGCAGATAA
- the folK gene encoding 2-amino-4-hydroxy-6-hydroxymethyldihydropteridine diphosphokinase → MDVKSYNNAFICNEARSVVRSHFFPNFKGGGSEFKNSFLLGIGGNVGDTKKRFELFLYKLKKDRRFFVKESSLILKNRAFGYTKQADFLNAVLLVKSSFYAADVLKIMQHYEKIFGRIRSFRNAPRTLDIDILYFDKKIRNSQRLILPHLGANDRLSVIIPMGSMKGI, encoded by the coding sequence ATGGATGTAAAATCTTATAATAACGCATTTATTTGCAATGAAGCTAGAAGCGTCGTAAGATCGCATTTTTTCCCGAATTTCAAAGGTGGTGGGAGTGAATTTAAAAACTCGTTTTTACTAGGCATCGGAGGAAATGTTGGAGATACAAAAAAACGCTTTGAGCTTTTTTTGTATAAGCTAAAAAAAGATAGAAGATTTTTCGTAAAAGAGTCTTCTTTGATACTTAAAAACAGAGCTTTTGGATATACTAAACAAGCTGATTTTTTAAATGCGGTCTTGCTAGTAAAATCTTCTTTTTATGCTGCTGATGTTTTAAAGATTATGCAGCATTATGAGAAAATTTTTGGTAGGATTAGAAGCTTTAGAAACGCTCCAAGAACTCTTGATATAGATATTTTGTATTTTGATAAAAAGATTAGAAATTCACAAAGACTGATTTTGCCTCATCTAGGAGCAAATGATAGACTCAGCGTGATAATTCCTATGGGATCGATGAAAGGAATATAA